A portion of the Pithys albifrons albifrons isolate INPA30051 chromosome 1, PitAlb_v1, whole genome shotgun sequence genome contains these proteins:
- the RAB9A gene encoding ras-related protein Rab-9A — protein MAAKSSLLKVILLGDGGVGKSSLMNRYVTNKFDAQLFHTIGVEFLNKELEVDGHFVTMQIWDTAGQERFRSLRTPFYRGSDCCLLTFSVDDSQSFQNLSNWKKEFIYYADVKEPESFPFVILGNKVDIDERQVSTEEAQDWCRNNGNHPYFETSAKDATNVAAAFEEAVRRVLASEDRSDHFIQTDTVNLHRKPKPSSSCC, from the coding sequence ATGGCAGCAAAATCATCCCTCCTTAAAGTAATACTGCTGGGAGATGGTGGAGTTGGGAAGAGTTCGCTTATGAACAGATACGTCACCAACAAGTTTGATGCACAGCTGTTTCATACCATAGGTGTGGAATTCTTAAATAAGGAGTTGGAAGTTGATGGACATTTTGTTACAATGCAGATatgggacacagcagggcaggaacgATTTAGGAGCTTGCGGACTCCTTTCTATAGAGGTTCTGACTGTTGCCTGCTAACCTTCAGTGTGGATGACTCGCAAAGCTTCCAAAACTTAAGCAACTGGAAGAAGGAATTCATTTACTATGCAGACGTCAAGGAGCCTGAAAGTTTCCCATTTGTGATACTGGGTAACAAAGTTGATATTGACGAAAGGCAAGTGTCCACAGAAGAAGCCCAAGACTGGTGCAGGAATAATGGCAACCATCCCTATTTTGAAACCAGTGCAAAGGATGCCACTAATGTTGCAGCAGCCTTTGAGGAAGCTGTTAGAAGAGTTCTAGCCTCTGAAGATAGATCAGATCATTTTATTCAAACAGATACAGTAAACCTTCATCGGAAACCGAAACCGAGTTCATCTTGTTGTtga
- the TCEANC gene encoding transcription elongation factor A N-terminal and central domain-containing protein isoform X2, which produces MSDQKNIVHKAHCIEKLLSENNLQDIEDHLKELEDVDMTTEDLQGTEVAKAVYRVLKSSPSGGLRKRAKQLLSKWKALYKNNCVQPMQVKKAVSVFVKEEIEDGRVVPREQPLSEGPCQQEALGGPSSSILLPSETVGNALCNNAEGSMNQLSFEEQHTVNEDSKSVVKETGQQDPMRALRCKCTDLLYKALIGSAKEEEETVKWLELSKEIEKHVFALHAKNDKKYKNCIRSKISNLKNPKNYHLKHNLFTGTLSPKAFAEMTVMEMASDELKQLRALYTESSVQEHQLPQVINGTQTNKIKCRRCEKFDCTVTMIARGTLFLPGWVRNTNPDEQMLTYVICNECGEQWYHSRWICL; this is translated from the coding sequence ATGTCTGATCAGAAAAATATTGTACATAAAGCCCATTGTATTGAAAAATTACTGTCTGAGAACAATTTGCAAGATATTGAGGATCATCTTAAGGAGCTTGAAGATGTTGATATGACTACAGAAGATCTTCAGGGGACAGAAGTTGCCAAGGCTGTATACAGAGTACTGAAGAGCTCCCCTTCAGGAGGGTTGAGAAAGAGAGCAAAGCAGTTATTATCAAAGTGGAAAGCACTTTACAAGAATAACTGTGTTCAGCCAATGCAAGTTAAAAAGGCAGTTTCTGTGTTTGTGAAAGAGGAAATTGAGGATGGCCGTGTGGTTCCTCGAGAGCAGCCACTGTCCGAAGGGCCATGTCAGCAGGAGGCATTAGGTGGTCCTAGTTCCAGCATTTTGCTCCCATCAGAAACTGTTGGAAATGCATTATGTAACAATGCAGAGGGCAGTATGAATCAGCTTTCTTTTGAGGAACAACACACTGTTAATGAAGATTCTAAGTCTGTTGTTAAGGAAACAGGTCAGCAGGACCCAATGAGAGCTCTGAGGTGCAAATGTACAGATCTTCTCTATAAAGCTTTGATTGGTTCTGccaaagaagaagaagaaactgtTAAATGGCTAGAGTTATCtaaagaaattgaaaaacatgtttttgctCTTCATGctaaaaatgacaaaaagtaCAAAAATTGCATCAGAAGTAAAATCTCTAACTTGAAGAACCCTAAAAATTACCACTTGAAACATAACCTTTTTACAGGGACTTTGAGCCCAAAGGCTTTTGCTGAGATGACAGTGATGGAAATGGCCAGTGATGAACTGAAACAGCTCAGGGCTCTGTACACAGAATCATCTGTTCAGGAACATCAGCTTCCACAAGTTATTAATGGCACACAGACAAACAAAATTAAGTGTAGGCGCTGTGAAAAATTTGATTGCACTGTCACTATGATCGCCAGAGGAACTCTCTTTCTTCCAGGTTGGGTGCGAAACACAAATCCAGATGAACAAATGTTGACTTACGTTATTTGTAATGAATGTGGAGAGCAGTGGTATCACAGCAGATGGATTTGTTTGTAA
- the TCEANC gene encoding transcription elongation factor A N-terminal and central domain-containing protein isoform X1, with amino-acid sequence MSKDHHHEAGLKMSDQKNIVHKAHCIEKLLSENNLQDIEDHLKELEDVDMTTEDLQGTEVAKAVYRVLKSSPSGGLRKRAKQLLSKWKALYKNNCVQPMQVKKAVSVFVKEEIEDGRVVPREQPLSEGPCQQEALGGPSSSILLPSETVGNALCNNAEGSMNQLSFEEQHTVNEDSKSVVKETGQQDPMRALRCKCTDLLYKALIGSAKEEEETVKWLELSKEIEKHVFALHAKNDKKYKNCIRSKISNLKNPKNYHLKHNLFTGTLSPKAFAEMTVMEMASDELKQLRALYTESSVQEHQLPQVINGTQTNKIKCRRCEKFDCTVTMIARGTLFLPGWVRNTNPDEQMLTYVICNECGEQWYHSRWICL; translated from the exons ATGAGCAAGGATCACCACCATGAAGCAG gtTTAAAAATGTCTGATCAGAAAAATATTGTACATAAAGCCCATTGTATTGAAAAATTACTGTCTGAGAACAATTTGCAAGATATTGAGGATCATCTTAAGGAGCTTGAAGATGTTGATATGACTACAGAAGATCTTCAGGGGACAGAAGTTGCCAAGGCTGTATACAGAGTACTGAAGAGCTCCCCTTCAGGAGGGTTGAGAAAGAGAGCAAAGCAGTTATTATCAAAGTGGAAAGCACTTTACAAGAATAACTGTGTTCAGCCAATGCAAGTTAAAAAGGCAGTTTCTGTGTTTGTGAAAGAGGAAATTGAGGATGGCCGTGTGGTTCCTCGAGAGCAGCCACTGTCCGAAGGGCCATGTCAGCAGGAGGCATTAGGTGGTCCTAGTTCCAGCATTTTGCTCCCATCAGAAACTGTTGGAAATGCATTATGTAACAATGCAGAGGGCAGTATGAATCAGCTTTCTTTTGAGGAACAACACACTGTTAATGAAGATTCTAAGTCTGTTGTTAAGGAAACAGGTCAGCAGGACCCAATGAGAGCTCTGAGGTGCAAATGTACAGATCTTCTCTATAAAGCTTTGATTGGTTCTGccaaagaagaagaagaaactgtTAAATGGCTAGAGTTATCtaaagaaattgaaaaacatgtttttgctCTTCATGctaaaaatgacaaaaagtaCAAAAATTGCATCAGAAGTAAAATCTCTAACTTGAAGAACCCTAAAAATTACCACTTGAAACATAACCTTTTTACAGGGACTTTGAGCCCAAAGGCTTTTGCTGAGATGACAGTGATGGAAATGGCCAGTGATGAACTGAAACAGCTCAGGGCTCTGTACACAGAATCATCTGTTCAGGAACATCAGCTTCCACAAGTTATTAATGGCACACAGACAAACAAAATTAAGTGTAGGCGCTGTGAAAAATTTGATTGCACTGTCACTATGATCGCCAGAGGAACTCTCTTTCTTCCAGGTTGGGTGCGAAACACAAATCCAGATGAACAAATGTTGACTTACGTTATTTGTAATGAATGTGGAGAGCAGTGGTATCACAGCAGATGGATTTGTTTGTAA